Within the Miscanthus floridulus cultivar M001 chromosome 17, ASM1932011v1, whole genome shotgun sequence genome, the region TGCAAACCATAGCAATAACGACAAATAATTAGCTCGATCTCGCGGCCACAGCGAATCGTGTCAGTGACGACCAAATCTGCCATTCACTGGCACTGCATGCAGAGGCGATCGATACCCTACAAATATCGATGCAAGATTAGCTACGATGCTCACAGCACAAGGGACTAGTGCTGGTAGTAGTGCTCGTGCCGTACTAGACAACAGCCAACCAATTGCTATGGCGGCGACCAAGACTGTCGCGTCGCCGGCGGCCGCAACGGCAGCGGAGGTGGTGGTGCTCCTTGCACTGGTGATGCTGATCAGGCCGCCCACGGCGCTGGCGGCGCGCCATTTGCCGGTGACGACGAGCCACTGGAGCTTGATAAACTTGGTTCGGCCGCCCCCGCCCGTCCTCCGCCCCCCAGTGATCAGCCACCCCGCTCCGCCTCCTCCGCCACATAGCGCCGTGGACGACGAGTTCTCGGTGCTGAGGAAGGTTCCCAGGGGACCTGGCCACAGCCCCAACgacccgtctccgccgccgccgcgatcGGCGGCGACTGCTTCGAAGCTCTCGCTCGTGCCGGCCACGGAGCAGGCGGCGCGCCATTTGCCGGTGACGACGAGCCACATAAACCTGCTTCCGCCGTCTGGGCACGGCCGCCCAGTGATCAGCCACCCTCCTCCGCCACCGAGCGCCGCCGCGGACGACGAGTTCTCGGTGCTGAGGAAGGTTCCCAGGGGACCGGGCCACAGCCCCAACGACCCgtctccgccgccaccgccaccgctgctGCTGGTCACGGAGCAGGAGGCGGCGGCTGCGTCGGAGCATCCGGCATCGTGGTGTTTCCCGCCGATCCACAGAGACCCGATCGACGCGCCGGAGCCAGCAGCGGCAGGCAAACAGGAGTAAGCTAGATAGCTCAAATAATCAAATGAATATGTCTGCAGCATAttgctgagaaaaaaaaagaaatcacgaaCTTAGTATATTAATTAATAATAATGTGAGGTGTTTCTAATATGCATATGCAACACAGTTTGGACTTGAACGACATATATTGAGACTTGAGACTTGGTAACCACATACTGTGCACGTACTTTCCTACCAGTGGACATGCCGCTGTTGCCAAAAATATACCTGAACTGATTTTTTTTGGGGAACAATACCTGAACTGAATTTAAGTAAAGGGAAAATTAATATATACCTTGATCCCTCTTAAAAGGCAATGACAACACTAATATTCTAAGAGTATTTCCAATGATTACAAAAATACTGAGAGCCGAAAACAATATTTTCCAATAGGCCAAAAGGTATTATAAAGAAAAACCACGTATATAGTTATATACTAAAAAATCCCGAGGTCCGGTCGGTTTTCAAAATCGAAAAATGTGCTACATCATCTTTTCTTGTGCGGcctctcttcttctcttctcGGGATCGGCATTGATGCCTGGCTCCatccactgccactgccactgccaagGCCCTGTCAGCTTCAGCTAGCCATCCAACGGCCGCAACCAGGCGTGACCCGGACTAGCCAAAGGCTACAAGGGTGGCCAGGGGCAAAGGAAAACCGCACGCGATGAAACAAACCGCGCCAAATTGTGGACTGGGAGGCCCATACACTACTACATGATTGAACTTGTTATCCcgagcggtaacggcctttagtcctggttatcgcgccgggacaacgatcccgggactaaaggtggaacttTCAGTCCCAGGTCATTGAGCCGAGACTaaagagggacatttagtcccgattggtgttaccaaccgggactaaaggccctccaaccgagcaaacgtggccgcaccctttagtcccgattggttctttttctttttttttgtttaatttgttttcagttcagttacacatatttgtttaatatataatatgtttttatgtacgtattctacgttgctaatataaatacacgcacgcatataattacatctaattctcatctcgagcattattatattcgaataaagtatgaaactatatatattatagatatatatgtatatatacaacactttcataatcttgttctcgaaaataacgatatcaataaacatttaatttccatcattagttccttaggatcaaagtagaactcgtcgttgggatttagcactttttctaaaagatatcctgctattgactcttgaactgctttcatatgatctttttgcatgacccttcatttcaaccattcagtcttgcatttgaaataaaagaaaaagtattaatatatatatatatatatatattcatttaaaaataaataaaaaattaatatatacgtactctgaggacatcttcaggagttcttcttatgtgtgcggtgataaattcacaaacgtagtatccacacaagttattacctggttgctgccgcaaacaccactgtacgagaagaagattattctcatcatctcacacgtaaattgaagtacgatatagtaattaaacacgtggggaagtatatatagtacaacttactagtatttcaactacattaagtggtgccttgcaatccttgcggtgttgccgaataaactctttccaaaccctgtgcgaccaataatgtacgatcgttaataaataatggcaaagtctattcaataatagttgtgcgcgagagattgaAATtatccctggataatgtctatcatatcttggtatagtgcccgctcttttctcaataagtccaagattactaaccgacttgagtttaactcaatgacaatgagtatccagtgaaacctgcattggtttatacacacacgtacatgcatataagttgtattgatattacatcaaaatgtgtagactatattattattaacacttactcaaagttgtacgggaaaagtattattgtcttgtcgtgctgcttcacgaagaacttcatgatattcgtctgtgcttcagatacctagtgctccttgacaataatatcggttttgaatacgatataaggatcaatgaagccaacactggtgtcttgtattctttggagctctgacatctagaatctgtatataaatataagttacatgtgaggataattatatacacgtacgcatggaagtgagtttattaaataaaagtaagaatcacttacaaacaaaaggagctaatgattgatttgtccagagcgtccaagtggtatagttgatgcaattctttgaaactaatatgtaagatgtcatcgccacggaagtaatgatggtctctaaatctgacaaagatccactgctcacccctaccACATGCTTGCATGTATCACTTGtttagcaagtacatttgcgtacccaattcattcagagccgcagggttgtacagacttttgccaaatttataagtcttctaggttctggattggagctttgcccatcaattgatccaaggttaaactagttagttcaaaaaaagcattaaggtcttgaaccgacacttctccagagttgtctagtcgatagacttctatgttggaaccatattcattagcaacaacaagattttgcattggttgcttctgttgtccgagctgtgggacatccttccctgatgctcttttccttttcttatgtgcatcatgagacttcacgagggagcggtcatagtctgatagtggcagaggcttacgaacttcaagcatctttttcttgtgagcttcgaccttctgcctcagctgatctcgtggtatgtaaaagtacgacttctccttaagcttcgcttgtctctgcttttggatatctataaaaaaatctttcacttttttgtcttcttcagctgctatttgctcatcagtcttttcaggaagtatttcttgagaaataactctttttttcggggtcttctttgccaccgggaccttagacgtctttgtagtgcgttgCTATGGAGgcggtgggggcggtgttggagaccggcgtggaggcgatgaggccggtgttggagtccggcgtggaggcgttagagattgttgtggaggcggtggggccggtgtaggagttagagatagttgtggaggcgatggggccggtgtaggagttggagatcgccgtggggatgaagtcgtctcgccccccgcgacgctgtgatgagatggggaatgaaagATTGGGCTAGgttggggggagaccctgctacaaaaataagttgtgggtcaattatttttgaagccaatataaaattaatggaaaataatatttcattcactttcattcatacctagggtgatgtaggggaagcggtggcgccccaggaatgatgatgaagcgtttgcaccattgaataaatgtcttctctgcttctcctagtgtcttctccccatcaccgccttcaatgtcaagaggaacattgctataacctttgagcactctatcgaccgagacactagtatatctaggttgaataactgacccatggattcttggtgtcttcgtttggtctattggagatacaaccccgatagccaccatgattgatgcattattaccatctggaatgtgtagctcacatgttgttagaggctcggtaatgtcatcaacaaggAAGCGCAACCtagcgtcaccttgaataactggcagctccgtggaagcacaactgcttttcatctaaccaacggggctaatggtgactcccggcgttgattgcgattgcatttgactcattgctagctgcacttgcctcttgatctcctcctgcattcttgcctcaagagatatttctcgttcacgtgattcaagcaatgcttgtcgtgactcattaacaaattgctccaatacatggATTTGGTCTGCCtcatcatccttctttctctggcggcttctgtaggtatccttgtctgctgggaatgcttgtagccacagaaccgccccatagcctcttgttcaaccaccgtgttcaggattctctagggcatatgtcaatttatccttctctctgttgggcttaaaaacaccactatcagcttcttccctagcacgagctagtctctgtgttgctctctcaattttttggccgaaaattagcttgccagtgtctggatctaggcttcccccatgagcatagaaccaattcttcgcgcgttgaggccagttcttctctattgtttcaggtatgattcccttggcagtaatctctgcttctaggttctgccacttgggaatagcactcctataaccacctaatCCCATGCaagatggtattgcttctgtcgggcattctgctgattcctcatcacacgttcctcattctcttgagatgtcttgtattgtacgaagtcatcccaatgggactccaacttgacaaacgccttagcattgaaatccggcgtttcattcttcaagataaactttttatacaatgtcttcttccaactctggaacaatgttgccatcttcttcattgtccaatccctcactagctccttcaaagcatcatctgcttgtaatgtgaaatgctgagtgatagctctctaagctaggttcttgtcacgatcagatacaaaactaacattaggagcggatatcttctgcttccattcacgagcactaactgggatcctatcccttacaatgagcccacattgattgacatatgtctgagcatgtggtcccaatggtttgccggtgtcggtgtcgaattttGATATTATGAAAcaaccctctaatggctttttggccctcagactttcctactcttgtcggtggttgatgtagatccagagatcggctacatgagtagaaacacaacgattaacaacaaatatacgtacgcatgcatctataagagatgatagataatcgaatatacctcgccagtatttttttacacgacaatttgttgatcttcaatcaccgggatattcaggatatcctcataatcagcaaagtactgactcgtgtcatctacatccatattggtgccggcgttgataatatctgtCATTATGTCaccattcaagttatcatccggagcagccatttgtatcttcaagacatagatagaattactatggcacataacataagtacaatatccaagtgatatatag harbors:
- the LOC136515217 gene encoding leucine-rich repeat extensin-like protein 3 produces the protein MAATKTVASPAAATAAEVVVLLALVMLIRPPTALAARHLPVTTSHWSLINLVRPPPPVLRPPVISHPAPPPPPHSAVDDEFSVLRKVPRGPGHSPNDPSPPPPRSAATASKLSLVPATEQAARHLPVTTSHINLLPPSGHGRPVISHPPPPPSAAADDEFSVLRKVPRGPGHSPNDPSPPPPPPLLLVTEQEAAAASEHPASWCFPPIHRDPIDAPEPAAAGKQE